AGAAGGCGGCGTAGTCGGCGGGCACCGGCGCATGCTCAACCCGTACATCGCGTACCAGTCGACCGACTCCCGGTACAGCTGCTCCTTCTGCGCGGCGGTGAGCTCGATGCCGCCGATCTCGATGCCGTAGAAGATCGCGCGGACGAACGTGGCATGTGCCCAGTAGTACGTCTCGGGGTCGAGCGCGTGGTAACGGCGGCCCTGCTCGTCGATGCCGGTGATCGGCTCGTGGTAGCGGCGGATCTGCTCGGCGGTCGCCAGCGCTTCCGGCCCGTCGTAGACGACGCCGAGGATCTGGGGGAGCGAGCGGATCAGCCGGTCCCACGGGTCGTCGTAGACGTCGGAGTGCTGGGTGACGCCGGCGCCGAGCGCCGGATACATGTTCTGGAGGATGCCGTAGGCGGCGCCGTGCAGGTATCCGAGCCGGGAGCCGAAGTGTTGCCACACCATCGAGTCCGGCCCGAACGGCTCGGGTGCCGGACGTGCTGCCCGTGACGTCGCAGCTGAGGGACGGTCCATGGATCCTCCCCGGGGAGTAATCTGGTGGCACCTGCCACCAATTAGACCTAGCCGCCCCCGTTCCGTCAACATCGCTGGTGTGGCAAGCGCCCGGCGTCCGTATAAGGGAGCCTCGGCCGACGAACGTCGGTCCGAGCGCCGCAGACGCTTGCTCACGGCCGGCCGGGAGCTGTGGGGTGACCACGGCTGGGCGGCGGTCACGATGCGCGGTGTCTGCGCGCGGGCGAACCTCAACGACCGGTACTTCTACGAGAGCTTTCCGGACGTCGAGGCGTTGCTGCTCGCGGTCTACGACGAAGCGCTGCAGGAACTGGTCGCGCGTACCGAACGGGCGATGACGGAAGCGCCCGCCACTCCCGAGGCGCAACTGCGCGCGGTGATCGGGGCGTTCGTCCACACGCTGGCCGACGATCCGCGCGGTGCCCGGATCGGACTCGTCGACCCGGCGGGCAGCGCCGCGCTGGAGCAGCGACGCCGCGCTACCTACCACGTGTGCGCGGAACTCAGCCTGGCCGCGGTGAAGCCCTACCTGCGGCCGGGTGCGGACGAGCGGAAACTGCGCTGGGACGCGTTGTTCTCGCTCGGCGGATTGGGTGAGCTCGTCCTCACCTGGCTGACCGGATCGCTGGAAGCGACCGCCGAGGAAATCGTGGAACATTTGGTGACTGTTGTTCTCCGAGTGGGAATCCCGCACCTTCGGGAATTGCGGGAAACCTGATCCGCGCTTCGGTTGATCGGCGCCTCGGCCGAACGGACGATCATCCTGGTCACGGTATCGGCGCTTCTGTCGTCTCTATTAAGCGAACCTAGTTGGAAGATGAAGATGATGCATTTGGTTTGGACTCGCATCGGAAGTTGCCTAACGTACTTATTATTAGAGCGGATGCTGGCATAGGTGGGGGAAACCGATGCGGCTGATCGCGGGCCGATATGAATTGCATCGAGAGCTGGGCGCCGGGGGAATGGGGGCCGTCTGGCTCGGGACGGATCAAGTGCTGCGGAGATCCGTGGCGATCAAGGAAGTCCGGCTGGCGCCACTGGACGCCGTCGGCACGACGAGGCTCACGGCGGCGGCCTTCCAGGAGGCGCGGGCCGCGGCGGCGCTCAGCCACACGCACATCGTTCCGGTGTACGACGTGGTGGAGCACCGCAGCCGGCCGTGGATAGTGATGCTGGCGATCGAGGGGCCGACGCTCCAGCAGCAGGTGCAGGAGAGCGGTCCGCTGCCGGTCGACACCGTCGCGCGGATCGGGCGGAGTCTCGCGTCCGCGCTGGACGCCGCCCACGAGCAGGGCATCGTCCACCGGGACGTGAAGCCGGCGAACGTGCTGCTCGCCGCCCACGACCACCCGTGGCTCACGGATTTTGGCATCGCGCAGTCGCTCGCCGTCGCGTCGTCGTCCTCGTGCCGGGCCGCCAAGGGGAGCCCCGGCTACGCGGCGCCGGAGCAGGTGCGCGGCGAGCCGCCCGGCCCCGCCGTGGACGTGTTCGGGCTCGGCGCGACGCTGTATTACGCGGTGGAGGGTGACCACGCGTTCCACGGCGAGG
The sequence above is a segment of the Cryptosporangium aurantiacum genome. Coding sequences within it:
- a CDS encoding serine/threonine-protein kinase, whose translation is MRLIAGRYELHRELGAGGMGAVWLGTDQVLRRSVAIKEVRLAPLDAVGTTRLTAAAFQEARAAAALSHTHIVPVYDVVEHRSRPWIVMLAIEGPTLQQQVQESGPLPVDTVARIGRSLASALDAAHEQGIVHRDVKPANVLLAAHDHPWLTDFGIAQSLAVASSSSCRAAKGSPGYAAPEQVRGEPPGPAVDVFGLGATLYYAVEGDHAFHGEDGWATLMAPEYGTPRKPERAAWLEPILLRMMARRPAERPTLTAVQEALRVRRLAPRRRPGRCCFTRLRRR
- a CDS encoding TetR/AcrR family transcriptional regulator; this translates as MASARRPYKGASADERRSERRRRLLTAGRELWGDHGWAAVTMRGVCARANLNDRYFYESFPDVEALLLAVYDEALQELVARTERAMTEAPATPEAQLRAVIGAFVHTLADDPRGARIGLVDPAGSAALEQRRRATYHVCAELSLAAVKPYLRPGADERKLRWDALFSLGGLGELVLTWLTGSLEATAEEIVEHLVTVVLRVGIPHLRELRET